The following coding sequences are from one Lolium rigidum isolate FL_2022 chromosome 6, APGP_CSIRO_Lrig_0.1, whole genome shotgun sequence window:
- the LOC124664859 gene encoding aspartic proteinase CDR1-like gives MGTVLMEILKNNPMLKSVVLVVVLDVVSVVMDLPNSELAVFLHNRKTMVWGTMVWHGLLLVGFFLTAQLCGCTAYVGGGLSVEFIHRDSPKSPFHDPKLSVHGRVLAAARRSTERAAALARSYATIGSPVPDGAVSEITSRPFDYLMYVYIGTPRTRILAMADTGSNLVWLRCVNGSTASGGDAPADDDAFDVSTSGTYGRLGCHSGACIALPGGCDANSNCNYLQTYADGANTTGLLSIETFTFDDAPGGCVGCRDRPQLVVHEVNFGCATSINGRYFGNGVIGLGPGIMSLVSQIGASTPLGRRFSYCLVPYNVNASSALNFGSRASVTEVDAVTTTLVRSNFYTVALESVKINNSTFTIPQDQSHLIVDSGTSMTFLHQELLDQVVAEVKRTIKLPQVPSVGRILSRCYDATGMTEESILEKMIPDVKLVMGGGAVVTLKARNTFVQVDQSTVCMALLPVGGQSPFAILGNVAQQNMHVGYDLDKQTVTFAAADCTTAYTSRPASL, from the coding sequence GGCACAATGGTGTGGCACGGTCTTTTGCTGGTCGGCTTCTTCCTGACGGCGCAGCTGTGCGGGTGCACGGCGTACGTGGGCGGCGGGTTAAGCGTGGAGTTCATCCATCGGGACTCCCCCAAATCTCCGTTCCACGACCCGAAGCTCAGCGTGCACGGCCGCGTGCTCGCGGCCGCTCGGCGTTCCACGGAGCGGGCCGCGGCGCTCGCGCGCTCCTACGCCACCATCGGCTCTCCAGTTCCTGACGGTGCCGTGTCCGAGATTACATCCAGGCCGTTCGATTACCTCATGTACGTCTACATCGGCACGCCGCGCACCCGGATACTAGCGATGGCGGACACCGGCAGCAACCTCGTCTGGCTTCGATGCGTCAACGGCAGCACCGCCTCTGGCGGGGACGCTCCTGCAGACGACGACGCCTTCGACGTGTCCACCTCGGGTACGTACGGCCGCCTCGGTTGCCACTCCGGCGCCTGCATCGCGCTCCCCGGCGGCTGCGACGCCAACTCCAACTGCAACTACCTCCAGACCTACGCCGACGGCGCCAACACGACCGGTCTACTCTCCATTGAGACCTTCACCTTCGACGACGCCCCTGGGGGATGCGTGGGGTGCCGCGACCGTCCGCAGCTGGTGGTGCACGAAGTCAACTTCGGCTGCGCCACGTCCATCAACGGCCGGTACTTCGGGAACGGCGTCATCGGCCTCGGCCCCGGGATCATGTCCCTCGTCTCCCAGATCGGCGCGTCCACGCCGCTCGGGCGGAGGTTCTCCTACTGCCTCGTGCCCTACAACGTCAACGCCTCCTCCGCGCTCAACTTCGGCTCTCGCGCCTCCGTGACGGAGGTGGACGCGGTGACGACGACGCTGGTCCGCTCCAACTTCTACACAGTCGCGCTAGAGTCCGTCAAAATCAACAACTCCACTTTCACGATACCGCAAGACCAGTCCCACCTCATCGTGGACTCCGGCACGTCGATGACATTCCTCCATCAGGAGCTCCTAGACCAGGTGGTGGCGGAGGTGAAGCGGACCATCAAGCTCCCGCAGGTGCCGTCGGTGGGGCGGATCTTGTCGCGTTGCTACGACGCGACCGGGATGACCGAGGAGTCGATATTGGAGAAGATGATCCCGGACGTGAAACTGGTCATGGGAGGCGGCGCGGTGGTGACGCTCAAGGCGCGGAACACGTTCGTCCAGGTGGATCAGTCCACCGTGTGCATGGCGCTGCTGCCGGTTGGTGGCCAGTCTCCGTTTGCTATCCTGGGGAACGTCGCGCAGCAGAACATGCACGTCGGCTACGACCTGGACAAGCAAACCGTCACATTCGCCGCCGCCGACTGCACCACCGCCTATACCTCCCGTCCTGCCTCTTTGTAG